One genomic region from Mytilus trossulus isolate FHL-02 chromosome 9, PNRI_Mtr1.1.1.hap1, whole genome shotgun sequence encodes:
- the LOC134684060 gene encoding uncharacterized protein LOC134684060 → MADGSIVKEAALRYQRRRPRPLIPLVRDESMEQSEGSTTPLSLEQRTTESFTTVPTIQTLRRPKFVDRQLQFRNTAFCLPFIQCKFQTREAKALINTCVLSSIINRRLYQDLFFEEASFQAYDMARGVPFVINNRLIHFDFIIRGDVPDLVLGLDFFTQLECALDFGTRQFIVRQDPQVSTTLLCERELPLRYRNVHNLLASF, encoded by the exons ATGGCGGATGGAAGTATTGTAAAAGAAGCTGCTCTGCGATATCAACGAAGGCGCCCTAGGCCGCTAATACCGCTTGTCCGAGATGAGAGTATGGAGCAGTCGGAGGGGAGTACAACACCG CTTTCATTGGAACAAAGAACAACGGAGAGCTTTACTACAGTGCCTACCATACAGACACTTAGAAGACCTAAATTTGTTGACAGGCAATTACAGTTTAGGAATACAGCATTCTGTTTACCATTTATTCAATGCAAG TTCCAAACAAGAGAAGCGAAAGCTTTAATCAACACGTGTGTGTTATCATCTATTATCAACAGAAGACTTTACCAAGATTT GTTTTTCGAAGAAGCGTCATTCCAAGCATACGACATGGCCAGAGGTGTTCCATTTGTAATAAATAACAGACTCATTCATTTTGACTTTATTATTCGCg gagATGTACCAGACTTGGTTCTTGGACTGGATTTCTTCACACAACTAGAG TGTGCTCTGGACTTTGGAACACGCCAATTCATAGTAAGACAAGATCCGCAGGTATCAACGACACTGCTTTGCGAACGAGAACTACCACTGCGATACAGAAACGTGCACAATCTATTAGCCTCGTTTTGA